The Dyadobacter sandarakinus DNA window TTGATAACCCGTGAAGGAAATCTTTTCAGAAAATCGTGGTTGTGGGTTGCCATCAGAATGGCCGTACCCGCATTGTTGATCGTGCGGAAAACCTGCATGATCTGCTCTCCTACCTCGGGATCCAGGTTACCTGTCGGCTCATCAGCAATCAGAATGGAGGGCTCATTGAGCATGGCGCGTGCGATTACAACACGCTGCTGCTCGCCTCCCGAAAGCTGATGCGGCATGCGTTTCTGGGCTGTACCCAGTCCCACCTGCATCAGTACTTCAGCGATCCGCTTGGAAATTTTGTTTTGCTGCTCCCAGCCGGTGGCCCGGAGTACAAAAGACAAGTTATCTTCTACGGAACGGTCAGACAGCAATTGAAAATCCTGAAATACAATCCCGATTTTACGTCGCAAAAAAGGAATCTGGCTCCGCTTGATATTGTGCAGTTCGAAACCTGCCACCTTGGCGGATCCGGTATGCAGCCAGAGATCAGCATAGAGCGTTTTCAGCAGAGAGCTTTTTCCACTGCCCGTCCTGCCGATCAGGTACACGAACTCGCCTCTTTTCACTTCAAAATGGACGTCGTTCAAAACAGGCCGGTCGCCCTGGTAAATATCTGCGCGATCCACGACTATAATTGGCTCTGCCGACTCAGTCATATTATTCAGAATGGGTTATGAATTACCTTTTTTGTAGTCGGACAGGAACTTCTCGAGCCCGATATCGGTAAGCGGGTGTTTTAGCAATGCCTCCATCGCGCTCAGCGGGCCGGTCATTACGTCAGCACCTACTTCGGCACACTGGATGATGTGCATCGGGTGCCGTACGGAAGCCGCAAGTACTTGTGTTTCAAAATTGTAGTTTCGGTAAATGGTCAGAATCTGCTCGATGAGCCCGATACCATCCGTGGAAATATCGTCCAGGCGTCCAACAAACGGAGATACGTAAGTGGCACCGGCCTTGGCAGCCAGCAAAGCTTGTCCGGCCGAGAAAATCAATGTGCAGTTGGTACGGATACCTTTTCCTGAAAAATATTTGAGTGCTTTAACCCCTTCTTTTGTCATCGGGATTTTCACTACAATTTTATCATCAATCTCCACCAGCTCCTCACCCTCGCGGATCATTCCTTCAAGATCAATCGATATTACCTCGGCACTTACGTCTCCATCCACGATATCGCAGATCGCTTTATAATGACGCATGATGTTTTCCCTTCCGGTAATGCCTTCTTTGGCCATCAAAGACGGATTGGTGGTTACGCCATCCAGTACGCCGAGTGCCTGTGCCTCCCGAATTTCTTGAAGGTTGGCAGTATCAATAAAAAATTTCATATCAGGACTAATTGGTTAAGATATTCCACAAAAGTAGAAAACCCCCGACAAAACCAAAAAGAAAGAAGAAACGGGGTATGCAGAAAACAAAAAAAGGCAAACCGAGAATCTCACCGCATCGACCACCTACCCTTGCTTCCGTCAGGACCTGGGGGATTCGGCAGGAGCTGGTAGTTCCGATTTGCCGGTGCAAAGATAAAGACATTTTGTTGAGAAAAAGAAACCCTGTTCACTGATTCCGGCTTATTTTTGCAAGAACCATTTCCAGTACTGCCTGTTATGCTGCGCTATTTTTACATCATTTTTCTGCTCCTGCCCTGGGCTTGTTCCCAATCATCGGACGCGTTTTTACAGAAGGGAAAATCATTAATGCAGGAGGGTAAAACCCTTGAGGCTATTGAGTTTATCAATAAAGCAATCGAAAAAAACACGGAGAGTGCAGAGGCTTTTAACCTGCGTGGCGTGGCCTACTTTGAACTGAAAGAAAATCAGAATGCAGCCCTGGATTTTGCCCGTGCAATTCAGTTAAATCCTTCGACTTACCGGCCCTATTTTAACAGGGCATTGCTTTATACCAATGAAAATAAACTCGATTCGGCCTTTGCGGACTATAATAAATCAGCTCAGCTTGCGCCTGACACGGCGGATATTTATCTTAACCGTGGCCAACTGCTGGTGTTGATGGAAAAAATGCCGGAAGCAGTTGCCGATTTTGAAAAAGCAACACGCCTGGACCCTGAAAATAAGCAGGCATGGTATAATCTCGGCAACACGTATTTCCGTATGGAGGATTTTCAAAAGGCAACCCTGGCTTTCCGGCAGACGATCAAGCTTGACGGTCAGAATGGTAAAGCTTTTTACGGACTGGGGCTGGCTCAATGGAATAGCGGCGAGAAGGATCTGGGATGTACCAGCCTCAAACAGGCGCAGAACCTGGGATATGGTGATGCAGCAAATGCCCTGGCGCAATATTGTTCACAACAATCTTTATAATTAATCCTAACCTTATGAGACTATTCAAGATATTTTTCGGGATCGTTTTTGTGATTTTTTCGTATTTCCAGCTCAATGATCCGGATTCAGGAGTCTGGATTGCGATTTACAGCTTTGCCGCCCTGGCCTGCTTTATGAGCATCCGCAATTTATGGCCGTCGTGGGTATTTTATGTATTGGCGGGCGGGTACCTGATTGCTGCCGTCTTGCAGTGGCCACCACAGTTTGAAGGTATTTTCTTTGGTGAAACAGCCATGAGAAGTTTGAATATTGAACTTGCAAGAGAGTCCCTCGGCTTGACAATCTGCGCAGCGGTGATGGCAGTGATCGGTAAATGGGGTTGAAATCAGTCCCAGACCCATTCAATCTCTTTCAGTCCGAATGCCCGGTCTTGTAATTCGTCAGTAAATCTGACAAGCATTTTCCCTTGGGAAGTTACGCCTGTAACTTCCCCTTCCCTCATCTCTCCTTCAAGTAAAAACCGCCTTTTTGCACCAAAGCCAAAAAGGCTGGCTATGTATTGTTCCCGGATCGTGCCCACTGTTTGAGGGTTTTTGAGCGCCAGGTAACACTGGTCCAGGTGCCGGCAGACTTTAACAAATTCTTCCTGAAGATTCAGTACGCTTCCAGTTTCAAGAAAAAGGGAAGTTGCCTTGCCTGCAGAAAATGCTGCCTGATTAATATTTAACCCTATACCTGCTATGGCATGATGAATCCGGCTTCCCTGAATGGAATTTTCAATCAAGATACCTGCGACCTTGCCCTGACCGATCAGAATGTCATTCGGCCATTTGACCGAGGCATCAGCGCAGTAGTTTTTGCAGTAACTACATACCGCAACTGCAATCGCCTGGCTCAAAAGGAACTGCTCTGAAACCGGCAAAAAGTCAGGCGAAAATATCACCGAAAATGTCAGGTTTTCACCCGGATTGGTGTTCCAGGACGTTCCGCGCTGCCCTCTTCCAACCAGTTGCTGATCGGTTATGATGACGGTTCCCTCTGCAAATAGGCCCGCCTGCACTATTTCAGCCGCTATGTCGTTTGTAGAGTGACAAGATGGCAGATATATAACTTTTTTGCCGATTATTACAGTATCCTGTATAGAGTTGTACAATTTTTTTGCTTTACTTTAGGGTTTAGAAATGGAAAAGATAACGAATGAAAGAACGCAAAAATAAAGAACTATCCTCAAAAGACCTCTCAGAGCTTGTAGCCAAAGGGATGATAGAAAAGAAGGGCCTGGACATAGCAATACTTGACCTCAGAAACGTAAAGAATTCAATCACTGATTTTTTTGTAATTTGCTCGGGTAACTCCGACACCCAGATAGATGCTTTGGCCAACTCGGTCGAAGAAGAAGTTTACAAATCCTCCAATACGGAACCCTGGCAGAAAGAAGGGAAAGCAAACGGGGAATGGGTTTTGATAGACTATGTCGATGTAGTCGCTCACATTTTCAACAAGGAACGCCGCAAATACTACGATCTTGAAGAACTTTGGGGAGATGCAGAGGTAACATACCTGGAAGATTCCATGGTATCATAACCGGACAAGTTGAACAAAGTACTTTTCCGGCGCGTTGTTGTTTATATATTTCCTCTTAATTAATACACAGAATGTCTGAAAACGATAACAAAAGGGGGCCTTTAAGTCCTAAAAGTCCTCAAAAGGGATATCAGGGCTGGATTATCGCGGCTTTGATCGCCACTATACTCGGAATAACGTACCTCAACAGGACATCAACCATAAGGGAGACTACTCAGAAGCGTTTTGAAAAGATGATGGCCGACAAAGAGGTGGAAAGAGTGACCATCGTCAATGATAAGTCGGTAGAAGTAACACTTAAACCCGAAGCGCTTAAACTTGATAAATACAAGGTTGTTGGCAAAGAGAACAGCTACTTCAGCGGGGAATCACCTTCTCATTTCCAGTTTCAGGTAACCTCCGCGGAAACCTTCAAAAAGGATTTTGATAAAATGCAGGAAGGGGTACCTGACGATGACAAGGTACCTTTTGTAGTAGATACCCGTAATGACTGGACCAGCTTTCTCGGCACTTGGGGATTCTTTATTGTCATGATCCTGGTGATGTACTTCATTCTCGGCAGAATGTCAGGTGGTGTGGGCCCGGGTGGTCAGATTTTCAACATCGGCCGGTCGCGCGCTACACTTTTTGATGCTGAGAACAAGGTTAAAATCACGTTCAATGACGTAGCGGGTCTTGATGAGGCAAAAGAAGAGATCAAGGAAATTGTAGAATACCTGCAAAGTCCTGAAAAGTTTAAAAAACTGGGTGCAAAGATTCCAAAAGGCGCGTTGCTGGTAGGACCTCCGGGAACTGGTAAAACCTTGCTTGCAAAAGCTGTGGCTGGCGAGGCAGGTGTACCTTTCTTTTCGCTTTCAGGTTCAGACTTTGTGGAAATGTTTGTGGGTGTGGGTGCTGCGAGGGTACGTGACCTTTTTAAGCAAGCCAAAGAAAAAGCGCCTTGTATCATTTTTATTGATGAAATAGATGCGGTAGGACGTTCACGGGGACGTGGCGCAATGCCTGGTTCCAATGATGAGCGGGAAAATACATTGAATTCTCTGTTGGTTGAAATGGATGGATTTGCTACTGACTCCGGTATTATTATCGTTGCAGCAACCAACCGTCCTGATGTCCTTGACCCGGCTTTGCTGCGTCCCGGACGTTTTGACCGTCAGATTTCTGTTGACAAGCCGGATGTAATCGGCCGGGAAGCCATTTTCAAAGTGCATTTAAAGCCTTTGAAATTGTCAACTGATGTTAACATTCAAAAGCTTTCTTCTCAGACTCCGGGCTTTGCCGGTGCAGAAATTGCCAACGTTTGTAATGAAGCTGCATTGATCGCTGCACGCCGTAACCGAGATGAAGTTACCATGCAGGACTTTCAGGATGCAATGGATCGTGTCATCGGCGGTCTTGAGAAAAAGAACAAGCTGATTTCACCCGAGGAAAAAGAAATTGTAGCGTATCACGAAGCAGGTCATGCAGTAGCTGGCTGGTTCCTGGAACATGCCGATCCTTTGGTTAAGGTATCGATTGTTCCCCGTGGTGTAGCGGCCTTGGGTTACGCTCAGTACCTTCCGCGTGAGCAGTATTTGTACCGTACGGAGCAGCTTTTTGATGAAATGTGCATGACGCTGGGCGGACGTGCTGCCGAGGATGTAGTGTTCGGAAAAATTTCCACCGGCGCATTGAGTGACCTTGAACGTGTAACGAAGGTTGCTTACAGCATGGTTACCATGTATGGAATGAACGAGCGCATTGGTAACATTTCTTTCTACGATTCGAAACAAGCTGATTACGCTTTTACCAAGCCTTATTCTGAAAATACCTCTCAGGCTATTGATGAAGAAGTAAGAAAGCTGGTGGATCAGGCATACCAGTTTGTGAAAGGTTTGCTTGCTGATAAGCGCGATGCATTGGAAGTACTTGCTAAAGAACTTCTTGAAAAAGAGATCTTATTCCAGAGTGATCTTGAAAAGCTGATCGGAAAACGGCCTTATGAGAAGGAAACAAGTTACCAGGCTTATATCAACCGTCGCTCCAATGAGGAGGCTGCTATTCATGAAGAAGTTCTGAAGCATACGCATGAAGGCGAGAAGAACAAATCTCAGGAAAGCAAGGAAGAAGAAATGGCAGAAGCTGCCAAAGAAGAATCCAACGACTAGTATTGAAATAACAGTTATAGTAGCCGGACAATGAACTTGTCCGGCTATTTTTTTATACATAATTTTCAATCAAATTAAATGTTGCAGAAATGGCCTTCGAAATATTTGAACAGCACTTTGGAGAATTGACTGAATATGTCGTACAGGATGCTGCTACCGGCAACCGGTTCGTGGTGGTACCTGAACATGGCGCGATTATCCGGCAGCTCTCATTGCGTAAAAACCTGACACTTTTTTCAATCCTAAAAACGCCGCCTACTCCTCAGGCAATACTGGCAGACACGAAGAGTCACAGCGAGCTCCTGTTCCCTTTTGCAAGCCGCATACCTGACGGGAAGTACAAGTTTCTGGGCAAGGAGTACCAGCTGGAAAAAAATGAAGATGGTAACCTGAATGCTATCCACGGTCTTGTTCGCAAAAAGCATTTTGAGTTGGGTGATCAGGTGATTGAAGCTGATCACGCATCGATCCAGCTGCATTATCATGTACAGGAAACAGCCGGATACCCGTTTGATATCACATTTTCCGTAAAGTACACGCTGCATGCTGACGGGCGGTTTGAGTTAACCTATGATGCCGTCAATAATGGTAAAGATCCGGCACCAGTTATGTTTGGATGGCATCCCTACTTTTTTCTGGGCAATGAGGATGTGGATGCCTGGAAAATCAACATTCCTTCGGATACGGTTGTACGTTTTAACGAAAACCTGATACCTGTCGGAAAAGATCAATTTACCACAGAAATGCCGGTTCTGCTGCACCGCCGCGACTTCGATAACTGCTTTGTCGTAAAAACATCTGGTTCAGGAGTATCCACCGAGCTAATTTCCGCAAACCAGAATGTAACATTAAAAATAGATCAGGAAACAGGAGAAGGAAAGTTCAATTACCTCGTCGTGTACACGCCGCCTGCCCGGGACTGTGTTGCCATTGAGCCGCTTACTGCCAATGTGGATTCCTTTAATACAGGAGAAGGATTGAACATACTGGCGCATGGTCATCATATTTCCGGAACCATCAGCCTTCGACTTATTTA harbors:
- the rsfS gene encoding ribosome silencing factor — protein: MKERKNKELSSKDLSELVAKGMIEKKGLDIAILDLRNVKNSITDFFVICSGNSDTQIDALANSVEEEVYKSSNTEPWQKEGKANGEWVLIDYVDVVAHIFNKERRKYYDLEELWGDAEVTYLEDSMVS
- a CDS encoding biotin--[acetyl-CoA-carboxylase] ligase, which gives rise to MYNSIQDTVIIGKKVIYLPSCHSTNDIAAEIVQAGLFAEGTVIITDQQLVGRGQRGTSWNTNPGENLTFSVIFSPDFLPVSEQFLLSQAIAVAVCSYCKNYCADASVKWPNDILIGQGKVAGILIENSIQGSRIHHAIAGIGLNINQAAFSAGKATSLFLETGSVLNLQEEFVKVCRHLDQCYLALKNPQTVGTIREQYIASLFGFGAKRRFLLEGEMREGEVTGVTSQGKMLVRFTDELQDRAFGLKEIEWVWD
- a CDS encoding cell division ATP-binding protein FtsE, translating into MTESAEPIIVVDRADIYQGDRPVLNDVHFEVKRGEFVYLIGRTGSGKSSLLKTLYADLWLHTGSAKVAGFELHNIKRSQIPFLRRKIGIVFQDFQLLSDRSVEDNLSFVLRATGWEQQNKISKRIAEVLMQVGLGTAQKRMPHQLSGGEQQRVVIARAMLNEPSILIADEPTGNLDPEVGEQIMQVFRTINNAGTAILMATHNHDFLKRFPSRVIKCENGNVIEG
- a CDS encoding transmembrane 220 family protein: MRLFKIFFGIVFVIFSYFQLNDPDSGVWIAIYSFAALACFMSIRNLWPSWVFYVLAGGYLIAAVLQWPPQFEGIFFGETAMRSLNIELARESLGLTICAAVMAVIGKWG
- a CDS encoding aldose 1-epimerase, with the translated sequence MAFEIFEQHFGELTEYVVQDAATGNRFVVVPEHGAIIRQLSLRKNLTLFSILKTPPTPQAILADTKSHSELLFPFASRIPDGKYKFLGKEYQLEKNEDGNLNAIHGLVRKKHFELGDQVIEADHASIQLHYHVQETAGYPFDITFSVKYTLHADGRFELTYDAVNNGKDPAPVMFGWHPYFFLGNEDVDAWKINIPSDTVVRFNENLIPVGKDQFTTEMPVLLHRRDFDNCFVVKTSGSGVSTELISANQNVTLKIDQETGEGKFNYLVVYTPPARDCVAIEPLTANVDSFNTGEGLNILAHGHHISGTISLRLI
- the fsa gene encoding fructose-6-phosphate aldolase yields the protein MKFFIDTANLQEIREAQALGVLDGVTTNPSLMAKEGITGRENIMRHYKAICDIVDGDVSAEVISIDLEGMIREGEELVEIDDKIVVKIPMTKEGVKALKYFSGKGIRTNCTLIFSAGQALLAAKAGATYVSPFVGRLDDISTDGIGLIEQILTIYRNYNFETQVLAASVRHPMHIIQCAEVGADVMTGPLSAMEALLKHPLTDIGLEKFLSDYKKGNS
- the ftsH gene encoding ATP-dependent zinc metalloprotease FtsH; its protein translation is MSENDNKRGPLSPKSPQKGYQGWIIAALIATILGITYLNRTSTIRETTQKRFEKMMADKEVERVTIVNDKSVEVTLKPEALKLDKYKVVGKENSYFSGESPSHFQFQVTSAETFKKDFDKMQEGVPDDDKVPFVVDTRNDWTSFLGTWGFFIVMILVMYFILGRMSGGVGPGGQIFNIGRSRATLFDAENKVKITFNDVAGLDEAKEEIKEIVEYLQSPEKFKKLGAKIPKGALLVGPPGTGKTLLAKAVAGEAGVPFFSLSGSDFVEMFVGVGAARVRDLFKQAKEKAPCIIFIDEIDAVGRSRGRGAMPGSNDERENTLNSLLVEMDGFATDSGIIIVAATNRPDVLDPALLRPGRFDRQISVDKPDVIGREAIFKVHLKPLKLSTDVNIQKLSSQTPGFAGAEIANVCNEAALIAARRNRDEVTMQDFQDAMDRVIGGLEKKNKLISPEEKEIVAYHEAGHAVAGWFLEHADPLVKVSIVPRGVAALGYAQYLPREQYLYRTEQLFDEMCMTLGGRAAEDVVFGKISTGALSDLERVTKVAYSMVTMYGMNERIGNISFYDSKQADYAFTKPYSENTSQAIDEEVRKLVDQAYQFVKGLLADKRDALEVLAKELLEKEILFQSDLEKLIGKRPYEKETSYQAYINRRSNEEAAIHEEVLKHTHEGEKNKSQESKEEEMAEAAKEESND
- a CDS encoding tetratricopeptide repeat protein, whose protein sequence is MLRYFYIIFLLLPWACSQSSDAFLQKGKSLMQEGKTLEAIEFINKAIEKNTESAEAFNLRGVAYFELKENQNAALDFARAIQLNPSTYRPYFNRALLYTNENKLDSAFADYNKSAQLAPDTADIYLNRGQLLVLMEKMPEAVADFEKATRLDPENKQAWYNLGNTYFRMEDFQKATLAFRQTIKLDGQNGKAFYGLGLAQWNSGEKDLGCTSLKQAQNLGYGDAANALAQYCSQQSL